The sequence TGTATCAATTGCCGGTGTCGAGTTTCGTTTCGTTGAAAGTATATGATGCAATTGGGCGAGAAGTGCAAACGCTTGTAAGTGAAGAAAAACATGCCGGAAAATATATTGTTGAGTTTAACGCTCAGAAACTTTCTTCCGGATTATATTTTTATACGCTGCGCGCCGGTACATTTACTGAAACAAAAAAATTACTTTTATTACGATAAAGATTTTAGGAATGATATGAAATTTATTTTCTTTTTTATTACTGCATTTACCTTTGTTTTTGCTCAAACGATAACGAAATCGTTTCAACAAGGGAAAGATGGATATTGGGGAGCCAAGGCGGTTGATATTTCGAGTCTTGGGTATGGAACAAGTGGGAATATCAACGGAACAACCTTTGCCGATGGAAATTCTGATTGGTGCATAGGATATCTTTCAAAGACCGTCCATGCATATGATATTTTTCCGTTGATGAGATTCGATAGTTTGGACAAATACATTCCGAAAAATGCGGAGATCAAATCAGCAAAATTGACATTAACATTTGTGCAATGGGATAAACCGGTGAGAGTGGTCGGGAAATATCTTGCGGTAGATTGGTTTGCCGATGTTGTCGATCCATCCGGCGGCGTAGGTTCTGCACAGATAGGATGGGAAACGCGGAAACAGAATGTTGCGTGGGGAGGAAAAGGAGCAAGCCAATCAGGAGTTGATTATGTAGCAAACAAATTATTTATCATACCGGATAAGGAGAATAAAATCCCGGCCAATGGTTCTGTTTCCTATACAGTTTTGCTGGACAATGATATTGTAAAGAGCTGGCTGGAACCGGAAAAGAATTTTGGTTTTAAATTGGAAACAGATACCGTTGGAATTCATATCTACGTTTCACAGCCGCAGAGGCATCTCTTTGGTACACAGCCAAAACTGACGATTGAATATATTGTTCCGGTAACGACGATTGGCAAAGAACAAAAAGCAGTGAACACATTTACTCTTTTGCAAAATTATCCTAATCCCTTTAATCCGACGACAATGATTGATTTTACGGTTCAGATTTCAGCATTTACCTCACTAAAAATTTATGATGCTCTTGGCAGGGAAGTGGCAACACTGGTAGATGAATACCTCGAATCCGGCGTTCACCATCAACAAACATTTGATGCAGGAAATTATTCAAGCGGAATATATTTTGCCAAACTACAAAGCGGCAAATACATTCAACTGAAGAAAATGATACTCGTCAAATAATCTGCACACTTCAAAAATACACTTTTCACACTGATGCCTGCTTCGGATTTCGGAATATTACTACGAAAAATACACGATACCGATACCAAGGATAATCACGAGCATAAACAAATTTGGTATGCAAACATTGCGCACCAATGCATTGTTTGCATGTGTCATACTTCAGCAGCAATTGTTTTTCTCAGTTTCCCTTGAAAATATTTGGCATTGAGTTTGAAGTATATTCGCCATACCATTTCTTAATACTTGGGGGATTATGAGATTATCTTTACTTTTTGTAATACTGCTGACGGAAGTTTCTTTTGGACAATCAGCTGATGCTATTGCCACTGTCAATGTTAACACTGTTATTAATCCCCGCTCGTCTCTTCTTTTGGGAATCACGTTCGATGCACGCTCAAGCATGAGAGGGAATTCCGGTCCTGTTGGATATCACGATACGAATGGCGTTATCCTACCGGAGATACAAACTATCTTCGGAGATTTTCCTATGTCAACACTCCGGTATCCTGCTAACGCCGTTATGTCCGGATTTGATTGGAAGAAGTCGGTCGGTCCGGCTGCAAAACGTCAATCACAGGACATTGGCGGTAATGTTCCTTCTCAGCCGCTGAAATTTGGATTTGACGAATTCATGGCGATGACGAAATCACGT is a genomic window of Bacteroidota bacterium containing:
- a CDS encoding T9SS type A sorting domain-containing protein; translation: MKFIFFFITAFTFVFAQTITKSFQQGKDGYWGAKAVDISSLGYGTSGNINGTTFADGNSDWCIGYLSKTVHAYDIFPLMRFDSLDKYIPKNAEIKSAKLTLTFVQWDKPVRVVGKYLAVDWFADVVDPSGGVGSAQIGWETRKQNVAWGGKGASQSGVDYVANKLFIIPDKENKIPANGSVSYTVLLDNDIVKSWLEPEKNFGFKLETDTVGIHIYVSQPQRHLFGTQPKLTIEYIVPVTTIGKEQKAVNTFTLLQNYPNPFNPTTMIDFTVQISAFTSLKIYDALGREVATLVDEYLESGVHHQQTFDAGNYSSGIYFAKLQSGKYIQLKKMILVK